The Streptomyces sp. NBC_00569 genomic sequence ACCGACACGCCCTCCGCCGCGAACTCCCCGAGCCCCGCCACCAGATGGGCCCGGTCGGCCGCGATCCGGTGCGCCGCGTGCGCCGCCTCCGCGAGGGCGCGCGGCGACACACACGCCTCGGCCGCGGCCAGCGCCGGCGTGGACACCGGCCACAGCGGCTGGGCCCGCTCCAGCTGCGCGACGGTGTCCGGCTCCGCCAGCACGTAGCCGATCCGCAGCCCCGCAAGACCCCACGTCTTCGTCAGGCTGCGCAGCACCACGAGCCCCGGCACGTCGCTCCGGCCCGCGAGGGCCTCCCGCTCCCCGGGGACCGCGTCCATGAACGCCTCGTCCACCACCAACACCCGCCCAGGGCGGGCCAGTTGAGCGATGAGCGCGGCCGGGTGCAGGACCGACGTCGGGTTCGTCGGATTGCCGATCACCACCAGATCCGCGTCCTCGGGCACGGCCGCCGGATCGAGCCGGAAACCGTCCTCCTCGCGCAGCAGTACCCGGTCCACGGCATGCCCCGCGTCCCGCAGTGCCGCCTCCGGCTCCGTGAACTGCGGGTGCACGACCGCCGGGTGACGGACCTTCAGGGCCCGGGCGAGCAGCACGAACGCCTCCGCCGCCCCCGCCGTGAGCAGCACTCGCTCCACGGGAAGCCCGTGCCGGCGGGCCACCGCCTCGCGGGCCGCCCGCCCGTCCGGATACGCGGCGAGCCCGCCGAGCGAGTCCGCGATGTGCTCGCGCAGCCACACCGGGGGAGTGTCCGCGCGGACGTTCACCGCGAGATCCGTGA encodes the following:
- the cobC gene encoding Rv2231c family pyridoxal phosphate-dependent protein CobC produces the protein MRTDDGHDLRHHGDAEVRGTGADLTDLAVNVRADTPPVWLREHIADSLGGLAAYPDGRAAREAVARRHGLPVERVLLTAGAAEAFVLLARALKVRHPAVVHPQFTEPEAALRDAGHAVDRVLLREEDGFRLDPAAVPEDADLVVIGNPTNPTSVLHPAALIAQLARPGRVLVVDEAFMDAVPGEREALAGRSDVPGLVVLRSLTKTWGLAGLRIGYVLAEPDTVAQLERAQPLWPVSTPALAAAEACVSPRALAEAAHAAHRIAADRAHLVAGLGEFAAEGVSVAGPAEGPFVLVRAPGAAALRARLRERGFAVRRGDTFPGLGTDWLRLAVRDRATTGRFLQALDQALTSA